In the genome of Cryptomeria japonica chromosome 8, Sugi_1.0, whole genome shotgun sequence, one region contains:
- the LOC131077286 gene encoding uncharacterized protein LOC131077286, translating into MLLTWGTSSPKLKISLLLLELFIIISIVFVCAEEIMGESDFKHAKGSSTKFLSLRERDSLAYSQTLHRKLRNVMVTQKNFDKGLEEIDFLNCAKTKCRGPFSQKLHNVPSGPNPIGNFASMGVQPP; encoded by the exons ATGTTACTAACTTGGGGAACCTCCTCGCCTAAGCTTAAAATCTCTCTTCTCCTCCTTGAGCTCTTCATCATTATCAGCATTGTTTTTGTATGTGCTGAAGAGATAATGGGAGAATCAG ATTTTAAGCATGCAAAAGGGAGCTCCACAAAGTTCCTGTCTTTGAGAGAGAGGGATAGCCTTGCTTATTCTCAGACTCTGCACCGG AAGCTTAGAAATGTGATGGTAACACAAAAGAATTTTGACAAAGGACTTGAGGAGATAGATTTCCTCAACTGTGCTAAAACGAAATGCAGAGGACCGTTTTCCCAAAAGCTTCACAACGTTCCATCTGGGCCTAATCCCATTGGTAATTTTGCTTCAATGGGAGTCCAACCACCTTAG